One window of Erwinia aphidicola genomic DNA carries:
- a CDS encoding SMP-30/gluconolactonase/LRE family protein, whose product MFSIAAEVRNTLGECPLWCERTRRLYWTDIEASELLAIEEGNDAVMRWSLPERLGSFALTEKSHILLMGFASRLAFYDLNSGLITPVAASPGGTDTRIGDGRCDRAGNFVFGTMDDGYPVKVIGKFHRLNAATLTVETLALPDVAIPNSICFSPDDGTLYYCDSMQGRIMCCDYPSLQNQRVFAESEGSGAPDGSCVDEMGYLWNAEWGGNRVVRYRPDGTTDAILTSPGIQSTCPTLAGEGFTHLYCTTATVGLTALSEYDGALLKAKSDLSPGLPENRFAAHTV is encoded by the coding sequence ATGTTTTCAATTGCAGCTGAGGTCAGGAATACGCTCGGAGAGTGCCCGCTGTGGTGTGAAAGAACCCGCAGGCTCTACTGGACTGACATTGAAGCCAGTGAACTGCTCGCAATAGAAGAAGGCAATGATGCTGTGATGCGCTGGTCGCTGCCGGAACGCCTTGGCTCCTTTGCACTGACTGAAAAAAGTCACATTCTGCTGATGGGATTCGCGTCAAGACTGGCTTTCTATGATCTCAACAGCGGGTTAATTACCCCAGTGGCCGCTTCACCGGGAGGCACCGATACCCGCATAGGTGATGGACGATGTGACCGTGCCGGTAATTTTGTCTTCGGGACGATGGATGATGGTTATCCCGTTAAAGTCATCGGTAAGTTTCATCGACTCAACGCGGCAACGCTGACTGTTGAGACGCTTGCACTGCCCGATGTCGCTATACCGAACAGCATCTGTTTCAGCCCCGATGATGGCACGCTCTATTACTGTGACTCGATGCAGGGTCGGATAATGTGCTGTGATTACCCCTCGCTGCAGAACCAGCGCGTGTTCGCCGAAAGCGAAGGCAGCGGCGCGCCTGACGGCTCCTGCGTGGATGAGATGGGCTATCTATGGAATGCTGAATGGGGGGGGAACCGTGTTGTCCGTTACCGCCCGGATGGGACCACAGACGCTATTCTGACGTCACCTGGAATCCAGAGCACCTGTCCGACACTGGCCGGTGAGGGTTTTACCCATCTCTATTGCACCACGGCTACAGTGGGACTCACTGCGCTGTCTGAATATGACGGTGCATTGCTCAAAGCTAAATCTGATCTCAGTCCCGGATTACCTGAAAACCGCTTTGCGGCACACACAGTTTAA
- a CDS encoding DMT family transporter, translating to MGMIYYVIAFAAGLGITLQTTLNSQLAKGLGGDPVTAALFSFTAGAFSLGIYALLRGGLMTSLAAIPSQPLWSLAGGMIGACALFSYVVLAPKIGFSALLGLAIVGQLLSSQMIDHFGLLGAVRRPVSLLRLGGMVVMLIGLAVMLFGDRLSARFLQ from the coding sequence ATGGGCATGATCTATTACGTAATCGCTTTTGCCGCAGGTCTGGGGATCACCCTGCAGACGACCCTGAACAGCCAGCTGGCAAAGGGACTGGGCGGCGATCCGGTCACTGCGGCGCTGTTTTCATTTACGGCAGGCGCGTTCAGCCTGGGGATTTACGCGCTGCTGCGGGGTGGGTTGATGACATCGCTAGCGGCGATCCCGTCGCAACCCCTCTGGAGTCTGGCGGGCGGAATGATAGGCGCATGTGCACTGTTCAGCTACGTCGTGCTTGCGCCGAAAATTGGGTTTTCAGCGCTGCTCGGGCTGGCGATTGTCGGACAGTTACTTTCCTCGCAGATGATTGACCATTTTGGCTTGCTGGGCGCTGTGCGGCGTCCGGTTTCGTTACTCAGGCTGGGGGGAATGGTTGTCATGCTGATCGGACTTGCCGTCATGCTTTTCGGCGATAGGCTCTCTGCACGTTTTCTGCAGTAG
- a CDS encoding amidohydrolase family protein — protein sequence MTDYIRNIVNNQNVTSLATLIRGATILSMDGNVGNIERGDILINGSTITAVGQNLDVPDAHVIDATNMIAMPGMVDSHRHAWEGQLRRINPNATCLDDYSNATHFSFAKYYRPADIYVGNLLTALGAIDAGITTMIDNSHNSRTAAHSDAAVEALLDTGIRAIHASGAPVAGEWDKAHWPGNWQRLQDKYFTDTPESLVSLAVMAQLEPELWTEARRLGLSIVTEFFGAEMGSELESLHQQGLLGPDNIFNHCTALPDRGWKILREAGVRVNVCPRSDSHYGIESGMFAIEAAQRHGINPGLSVDNETSYSTDMFMEMRVAFYLQRVMGMHQQQCCDSEHALKTLPAAQLLKAATLDGAVCAGLQNKVGSLTPGKQADLVLISVSDLNLYPSGNAFGTVVHAAERSNIDTVMIGGRIVKQNGKVLGVDSARLRAAIDESREHLFAASGYQPDIFADTFLPLVQAD from the coding sequence GTTAACAATCAGAATGTCACTTCACTGGCTACGTTGATTCGTGGCGCGACGATACTGAGTATGGACGGGAACGTCGGTAACATTGAGCGCGGCGATATTCTCATCAACGGCTCAACGATTACCGCCGTCGGCCAGAACCTTGATGTGCCGGATGCGCATGTCATTGATGCCACCAACATGATCGCCATGCCGGGAATGGTCGATTCTCATCGTCACGCATGGGAAGGACAGCTGCGCCGAATTAACCCAAACGCCACCTGCCTGGACGACTACAGCAACGCCACGCACTTCTCCTTCGCTAAATATTACCGTCCTGCCGATATCTATGTTGGCAACCTGCTGACGGCGCTGGGCGCTATTGACGCGGGCATCACCACGATGATCGATAACTCGCACAACAGCCGAACTGCAGCGCATTCCGATGCCGCCGTCGAGGCCTTACTTGATACCGGCATTCGCGCCATTCATGCTTCCGGCGCACCGGTAGCTGGCGAATGGGATAAAGCGCACTGGCCGGGAAACTGGCAGCGTCTGCAGGATAAGTATTTCACCGACACCCCTGAAAGCCTGGTCTCTCTCGCCGTCATGGCCCAGCTGGAGCCGGAGTTGTGGACCGAGGCCCGCAGGCTGGGACTGTCGATTGTCACTGAGTTCTTTGGCGCTGAGATGGGGTCTGAACTTGAGTCGCTGCATCAGCAGGGGCTGCTGGGTCCGGACAATATTTTCAATCACTGCACGGCGCTGCCGGACCGGGGATGGAAAATTCTGCGGGAGGCCGGTGTCAGGGTGAACGTCTGCCCACGCTCAGATTCGCACTATGGCATCGAAAGCGGGATGTTCGCCATTGAGGCCGCGCAGCGTCATGGCATCAACCCTGGCCTGAGCGTAGACAATGAAACGTCGTACAGCACCGATATGTTTATGGAGATGCGCGTCGCCTTTTACCTGCAGCGCGTGATGGGCATGCATCAGCAGCAGTGCTGCGATTCAGAACATGCGCTGAAAACGCTTCCGGCGGCGCAACTCCTTAAAGCCGCGACTCTTGATGGCGCTGTCTGTGCGGGGCTGCAGAACAAAGTGGGCAGCCTGACGCCAGGCAAACAAGCCGACCTGGTGCTGATTAGCGTCAGTGATCTCAATCTTTACCCTTCCGGCAATGCCTTTGGCACGGTGGTTCATGCCGCCGAGCGCAGCAACATCGACACCGTCATGATCGGCGGACGCATCGTTAAACAGAACGGTAAGGTGCTGGGCGTAGACAGCGCGCGACTACGTGCGGCGATTGATGAGTCGCGTGAGCACCTTTTTGCAGCCTCTGGTTACCAGCCTGACATTTTTGCTGACACCTTCCTACCGCTGGTGCAGGCCGACTGA